A stretch of the Alphaproteobacteria bacterium genome encodes the following:
- a CDS encoding penicillin-binding protein 2 produces the protein MAPPAVRLEGAGKGTLEVARTRLVVGAALFALGFAILSAQLAKISLLESAAERSRSSAAIGMPLLRADIIDRNGIVLATNLETHSLYADSRLIRTPAATAAHLAEIVPGLDRAKTQFHLASDRGFVWIRRHLTPRQAYEINRLGEPGLQFLREQRRVYPQGEATAHLVGFTNVDNAGLAGIEKAHEGRLTTAPDTPLALSLDVRFQHILHQELAAGMVTYSASGAAGIIIDVDTAEVMAMVSLPSFDPNRDPGRSPGDARFNRASHGIYEMGSTFKTFTIAAALDAGIVELEDGYDASEPLHLARFTIRDFHAENRWLSVPEIFMHSSNIGAAKMALDLGGDRQQAFLASFGLLSPAPVALPEIGAPMTPARWRDINTATIGFGHGIAVSPLQLASAATGLVNGGTMRPPTLLLRNAPTPGVRVINPETSRRMRQLLRLAVKHGTGRKADVEGYLVGGKTGTAEKNSPEGYDRDRLLSSFLGTFPIDNPRYVILAVIDEPHGTENSYGYATGGWTAAPVVGHVVARIGPLAGLPPRPEPIGEAEAPPLLITPDGTEIRLASF, from the coding sequence ATGGCCCCGCCGGCAGTACGCCTGGAAGGTGCCGGCAAGGGCACCCTCGAAGTCGCGCGCACCCGCCTTGTCGTAGGTGCAGCGCTGTTCGCTCTTGGCTTTGCGATCTTGTCTGCGCAACTCGCCAAGATCAGCTTGTTGGAAAGCGCGGCCGAGCGCTCGCGCAGCAGCGCCGCCATCGGCATGCCATTGCTGCGCGCCGATATCATCGACCGCAACGGCATCGTGCTGGCGACCAACCTCGAAACCCACTCGCTCTATGCTGATTCCCGACTGATCCGCACCCCGGCAGCAACCGCCGCACATCTGGCCGAGATCGTGCCCGGGCTCGACCGTGCCAAGACCCAGTTTCACCTTGCCAGCGACCGCGGGTTCGTCTGGATCCGCCGACACCTGACGCCACGCCAGGCATACGAAATCAATCGCCTCGGCGAGCCCGGCCTGCAGTTTCTGCGCGAGCAGCGCCGGGTATATCCCCAAGGCGAAGCCACGGCGCATCTGGTCGGCTTCACGAATGTTGACAATGCCGGCCTCGCCGGCATCGAGAAGGCCCACGAAGGGCGTCTGACCACAGCGCCCGATACGCCGCTAGCGCTGTCGCTCGACGTCCGCTTCCAGCACATCCTGCACCAGGAGTTGGCCGCCGGCATGGTGACCTATTCAGCCTCGGGTGCGGCCGGCATCATCATCGATGTCGACACCGCCGAAGTCATGGCCATGGTCAGCCTACCCAGTTTCGATCCCAACCGCGATCCCGGGCGCAGTCCAGGCGATGCCCGCTTCAACCGCGCCAGCCACGGCATCTATGAGATGGGCTCGACCTTCAAAACCTTCACCATCGCCGCTGCGCTCGATGCCGGCATCGTCGAGCTTGAGGATGGTTACGACGCCTCGGAGCCGTTGCACCTAGCCCGCTTTACCATTCGGGATTTTCACGCTGAGAACCGCTGGCTCTCGGTGCCAGAAATCTTCATGCATTCGTCCAATATCGGCGCCGCCAAGATGGCGCTCGATCTAGGCGGCGACCGACAGCAGGCTTTTCTGGCCAGCTTCGGCTTGTTGAGCCCGGCGCCAGTAGCACTACCGGAAATCGGCGCACCGATGACACCCGCACGCTGGCGCGACATCAATACCGCGACCATCGGCTTCGGTCACGGCATTGCGGTTAGCCCACTGCAATTGGCCAGCGCCGCCACCGGGCTCGTCAATGGTGGCACCATGCGCCCGCCTACACTGCTGCTGCGCAACGCGCCGACGCCCGGGGTGCGCGTGATCAACCCCGAGACCTCGCGGCGCATGCGCCAGTTGCTGCGTCTGGCGGTCAAGCATGGCACCGGCCGCAAGGCTGATGTGGAAGGCTATCTGGTGGGAGGGAAGACCGGTACGGCCGAGAAAAATAGCCCCGAGGGTTACGACCGCGACCGCCTTCTGTCGTCCTTCCTCGGCACCTTTCCCATAGACAACCCGCGATATGTGATTCTGGCGGTGATCGACGAGCCCCACGGCACCGAGAACAGTTACGGCTACGCCACCGGCGGTTGGACCGCGGCACCTGTGGTGGGACACGTTGTCGCACGTATCGGGCCGTTAGCCGGCCTGCCACCACGCCCCGAGCCGATCGGCGAAGCCGAAGCCCCGCCGCTCTTGATCACGCCTGACGGTACTGAGATCCGTCTTGCGTCTTTCTGA
- the groL gene encoding chaperonin GroEL (60 kDa chaperone family; promotes refolding of misfolded polypeptides especially under stressful conditions; forms two stacked rings of heptamers to form a barrel-shaped 14mer; ends can be capped by GroES; misfolded proteins enter the barrel where they are refolded when GroES binds), whose protein sequence is MAAKDVKFSMDARQRLARGIDILADAVKVTLGPKGRNVVLDKSFGAPRITKDGVTVAKEIELADKFENMGAQMVREVASKTNDIAGDGTTTATVLAQSIFREGMKSVAAGMNPMDLKRGVDLAVDAVVTNLHKQAKTVRTNQEVAQVGTISANGEREIGDIIATAMERVGNEGVITVEEAKGLETELDVVEGMQFDRGYLSPYFVTNAEKMEVEVEDAYLLLHEKKLSNLQAMLPLLETVVQSSKPLLIIAEDVEGEALATLVVNKLRGGLKVAAVKAPGFGDRRKAMLEDMAILTGGQVISEDLGIKLENVTLDMLGQAKRVSIDKDNTTIVDGGGKKTDIRGRCEQIRAQIEETSSDYDREKLQERLAKLAGGVAVVHVGGATEIAVKEKKDRVEDALNSTRAAVEEGIVIGGGVALLVAAKALDKVKPENHDQQVGVDIVRKSLQQPVRQIAENSGVDGSVVVGKLMESKKANHGFDAQNETYVDMFSAGIVDPAKVVRAALQDAASVAGLLITTEALVAEKPEKKGAGGDAPPMPPDMGGMGF, encoded by the coding sequence ATGGCAGCTAAAGACGTCAAATTCAGCATGGATGCCCGCCAGCGCCTGGCGCGGGGCATCGATATTCTGGCCGACGCGGTCAAGGTCACCCTCGGGCCCAAGGGCCGCAATGTGGTCCTCGACAAGTCGTTCGGCGCGCCACGTATCACCAAGGACGGCGTTACCGTCGCCAAGGAGATCGAGCTTGCCGACAAGTTCGAGAACATGGGCGCGCAGATGGTCCGCGAGGTTGCCTCAAAGACTAACGACATCGCCGGCGACGGCACCACCACAGCAACGGTGCTCGCCCAGTCGATTTTCCGCGAAGGTATGAAGTCGGTCGCGGCCGGCATGAACCCGATGGACCTCAAGCGCGGCGTCGACCTCGCTGTCGATGCCGTGGTCACCAACCTGCACAAACAGGCCAAGACCGTGCGCACCAACCAGGAAGTAGCACAGGTCGGCACCATCTCAGCCAACGGCGAGCGCGAGATCGGCGACATCATCGCCACCGCCATGGAGCGCGTCGGCAACGAGGGCGTGATCACGGTTGAGGAGGCCAAGGGCCTCGAGACCGAGCTCGACGTGGTCGAGGGCATGCAGTTCGACCGTGGCTACCTGTCGCCGTACTTCGTAACCAATGCGGAAAAAATGGAGGTCGAGGTCGAGGACGCCTATCTGCTACTGCACGAGAAGAAGCTCTCCAACTTGCAGGCCATGCTGCCGCTGCTGGAGACCGTGGTGCAGTCGTCCAAGCCTTTGCTGATCATCGCCGAGGACGTCGAGGGCGAGGCGCTGGCCACGCTCGTGGTCAACAAGCTGCGTGGTGGCCTCAAGGTCGCCGCCGTCAAGGCGCCCGGCTTCGGCGACCGCCGCAAGGCGATGCTCGAGGACATGGCCATCCTAACCGGCGGCCAGGTGATCTCCGAGGACCTCGGCATCAAGCTCGAGAACGTCACCCTCGACATGCTGGGTCAGGCCAAGCGCGTCTCCATCGACAAAGATAATACGACTATCGTGGATGGCGGCGGAAAGAAGACGGACATTCGCGGCCGGTGCGAGCAGATCCGAGCGCAGATCGAGGAGACCTCCTCGGATTACGATCGTGAGAAGCTGCAGGAGCGCCTAGCCAAGCTGGCTGGCGGCGTGGCCGTCGTCCATGTCGGTGGCGCCACAGAGATCGCGGTGAAGGAGAAGAAGGACCGCGTCGAGGATGCACTCAATTCGACCCGCGCTGCGGTCGAGGAGGGTATCGTCATCGGTGGCGGTGTGGCCCTGCTCGTGGCCGCCAAGGCTCTCGATAAGGTCAAGCCCGAGAACCACGACCAGCAGGTCGGTGTCGACATCGTGCGCAAGTCCCTGCAGCAGCCGGTGCGCCAGATCGCCGAGAATTCCGGCGTCGACGGCTCTGTGGTGGTCGGCAAGCTGATGGAGTCGAAAAAGGCCAATCATGGCTTCGATGCCCAAAACGAGACCTACGTCGACATGTTCAGCGCCGGCATCGTCGATCCCGCGAAGGTCGTGCGTGCGGCCCTGCAGGATGCGGCGTCCGTGGCCGGTCTTCTTATCACCACCGAAGCGCTAGTGGCCGAGAAACCCGAGAAAAAGGGAGCCGGTGGAGACGCTCCGCCGATGCCGCCAGACATGGGCGGTATGGGCTTCTAA
- a CDS encoding TRAP transporter substrate-binding protein: MRNIVFLIIGLTAGLLVGFVAVDGGPEQVTLTEAAVPQDVIRWKVTGAVPASLVQVGTLSERATKLITGLSGGRLHAQFYDPGALVPVMEMFDAVSAGAIDAGIATAGYWVGKEPALAFFSAVPFGPNAGEYMAWFYYGGGKEMYDELYARHNMKGVMCGMLPPEASGWFREEIISVEDLRGLKMRFFGLGGEALERLGVSTQLIAGSDIYPALELGTIDATEFSMPAVDQALGFHQIAKHYYFPGWHQQSTFLELIVNMERWQALPDDLKLLVETVCGESIRLSIAEGDALQFKAIAALKEQGVSVHRWSPEILAAFEAGWQEVVAERSAENADFARVWQSLKAFREDYAVWLGLGYL; this comes from the coding sequence ATGCGTAACATCGTGTTTTTGATCATTGGCTTGACGGCTGGGCTGTTGGTCGGCTTCGTTGCCGTAGATGGAGGGCCGGAGCAGGTTACGCTGACGGAGGCCGCGGTGCCCCAGGATGTGATCCGCTGGAAGGTTACGGGCGCCGTGCCGGCCTCGCTGGTTCAAGTCGGCACCCTATCTGAGCGCGCAACCAAGTTGATCACGGGGCTGTCCGGCGGCCGTCTGCACGCCCAGTTCTACGATCCGGGCGCGCTGGTTCCGGTGATGGAGATGTTCGACGCGGTCTCCGCCGGTGCCATCGATGCTGGCATCGCCACGGCCGGTTATTGGGTTGGCAAGGAGCCGGCCTTAGCTTTCTTTTCGGCCGTGCCCTTCGGGCCGAATGCTGGCGAATACATGGCCTGGTTCTATTATGGCGGCGGCAAGGAGATGTATGACGAACTCTATGCCCGTCATAACATGAAGGGCGTTATGTGCGGTATGCTCCCGCCTGAGGCCTCTGGCTGGTTCCGCGAGGAGATCATCAGTGTGGAGGATCTGCGTGGGCTGAAGATGCGTTTTTTCGGCCTCGGCGGCGAAGCGTTGGAGCGCCTTGGCGTCTCGACCCAGCTGATCGCCGGCTCAGACATCTATCCGGCGCTTGAGCTCGGCACCATTGATGCCACCGAGTTCTCCATGCCCGCCGTCGATCAGGCCCTGGGCTTTCACCAGATCGCCAAGCACTATTACTTCCCAGGTTGGCACCAGCAATCGACCTTCCTCGAGCTGATAGTAAACATGGAGCGCTGGCAGGCGCTTCCAGATGATCTCAAGCTGTTGGTGGAGACGGTCTGTGGCGAGAGCATCCGGCTCAGTATTGCTGAGGGTGATGCGCTACAATTCAAGGCCATCGCCGCGCTCAAGGAACAGGGCGTCAGCGTGCACAGATGGTCGCCGGAAATCCTCGCTGCTTTTGAGGCAGGCTGGCAGGAGGTGGTCGCAGAGCGCTCGGCCGAAAACGCCGATTTCGCTCGCGTCTGGCAGTCCCTTAAAGCCTTCCGTGAAGACTACGCGGTATGGTTGGGGTTGGGATACTTGTAA
- a CDS encoding ATP-binding cassette domain-containing protein translates to MSPPVLTLRDVSLRFGATPLLDRVSLSIGARERLCLVGRNGCGKSTLLHLVAGEIEADAGERWAQPGLTVGALAQVVKASKSETVATFVAGGNHAPAHAAEEALEPMGLDAARLMASLSGGEARRAALARALVGEPDLLLLDEPTNHLDLPAIEWLEVRLTAYPGAVVLISHDRALLSDVGTRTAWLDRGTLRIAEHDFARFEDWRDKIFAEEEQALKRLGKKLDAENEWLRKGVTARRTRNQGRLRKLKALRDERRRRIAHLPHGTAPLSLATAEPGAKIVVEAEGIAKRFGSRQVIDGASLRVARGDRVAITGGNGVGKTTLLRLLIGELATDSGSVRLGDDISPVVFSQDRDALDPEATLWHTLCPEGGDNVWSQGRQQHVVGFLRDFLFDPGQARSPIASLSGGEQARLLLALLFTRPSQLLVFDEPTNDLDMETLDLLQDLLGAYDGTVLMVSHDRTFIDRLATHTLWLPGNGLVEAFVGGHTDMLRQRGQVTAKPEVKRTAAPRRATTRRRLGYQEQRELDALPDRIGEIEAEIAALQVRLADPDFYSRDIAAFKAAGTSLAARRTELEAAEARWLELSEKDEALRAGS, encoded by the coding sequence ATGTCGCCACCCGTTCTCACCTTGCGCGATGTTTCACTGCGTTTCGGAGCCACACCTTTGCTCGATCGCGTGTCGCTGTCGATTGGCGCACGCGAACGGCTGTGTCTCGTGGGGCGCAACGGCTGTGGCAAGTCGACATTGCTGCACCTTGTCGCTGGTGAGATCGAGGCGGATGCAGGCGAGCGCTGGGCCCAGCCAGGCCTCACGGTCGGCGCCCTAGCGCAGGTAGTCAAGGCGAGCAAGAGCGAGACTGTCGCAACCTTCGTTGCCGGCGGCAACCACGCACCGGCCCACGCCGCAGAGGAGGCGCTCGAGCCCATGGGGCTGGACGCGGCGCGTCTGATGGCGTCGCTGTCGGGTGGCGAGGCGCGGCGAGCAGCGCTGGCGCGGGCGCTGGTCGGCGAGCCGGACCTATTACTGCTCGACGAGCCGACCAACCATCTCGATTTACCGGCTATCGAGTGGCTGGAAGTGAGACTGACCGCCTATCCCGGTGCGGTCGTCTTGATCAGCCATGACCGGGCGCTGCTGAGCGATGTCGGAACGCGCACGGCCTGGCTCGATCGCGGCACGCTACGTATCGCCGAGCACGACTTCGCGCGCTTCGAGGATTGGCGCGACAAGATTTTCGCGGAAGAAGAACAGGCGCTGAAGCGGCTTGGCAAAAAGCTCGATGCCGAGAACGAATGGCTGCGCAAGGGCGTGACAGCACGGCGCACGCGTAACCAGGGCCGGCTACGCAAGCTCAAGGCACTGCGAGACGAGCGCCGCCGGCGCATCGCCCACCTGCCGCACGGCACGGCACCGCTGAGCCTTGCCACCGCCGAGCCGGGCGCCAAGATCGTGGTTGAGGCCGAAGGGATTGCCAAGCGCTTCGGCTCCCGCCAGGTGATCGACGGCGCTTCGCTACGCGTCGCCCGCGGTGATCGGGTGGCAATCACGGGCGGCAATGGAGTCGGCAAAACCACATTGCTGCGCTTACTGATCGGTGAGCTGGCGACTGACAGCGGCAGCGTGCGCCTCGGCGACGACATCAGCCCGGTCGTTTTCTCGCAAGACCGTGATGCCCTCGATCCTGAGGCGACGCTTTGGCACACGCTCTGCCCGGAGGGCGGCGACAACGTCTGGTCGCAGGGCCGCCAGCAACACGTCGTGGGTTTTCTGCGCGATTTTCTGTTCGATCCCGGGCAGGCACGCAGCCCCATTGCCAGCTTATCTGGCGGCGAACAGGCAAGGCTGCTGCTGGCGCTTCTGTTCACGCGACCCAGCCAGTTGCTGGTGTTCGACGAGCCCACCAACGACCTCGACATGGAAACCCTCGACCTGTTGCAAGACCTACTCGGCGCTTACGACGGAACCGTACTTATGGTGAGCCATGACCGCACCTTCATCGACCGTCTGGCGACCCACACCCTGTGGCTGCCCGGCAATGGTCTTGTCGAGGCCTTCGTCGGCGGCCATACCGACATGCTGCGCCAGCGTGGTCAAGTCACAGCAAAACCAGAAGTGAAGCGAACAGCGGCGCCCAGGCGCGCCACTACACGCCGCCGCCTCGGCTATCAGGAGCAGCGTGAGCTCGACGCCCTACCTGATCGTATCGGCGAGATCGAGGCAGAGATCGCCGCGCTTCAGGTAAGGCTCGCTGATCCCGACTTCTACAGCCGCGATATCGCGGCCTTTAAGGCTGCAGGCACCAGCCTGGCAGCGCGGCGCACCGAGCTGGAGGCCGCCGAGGCCCGCTGGCTCGAGCTTTCAGAGAAGGATGAGGCGCTGCGCGCCGGCTCTTGA
- the rsmH gene encoding 16S rRNA (cytosine(1402)-N(4))-methyltransferase RsmH, which produces MSPPRRSGHVPVLLDEAIGALAPREGALYVDATFGTGGYSKAILDAAPCMVLAIDRDPEAVCRAKALAAESGERLRVIEGCFGNLNSLLQSHDTARINGGVVLDLGVSSPQLNTPERGFSFQADGPLDMRMGCNGQSAADVVNNAEESELSDILYRYGEERQARRIAAAIVTARETALLTRTTQLAEIIHRALPPQRGGPDPATRSFQALRIHVNDELGELRRVLAAAEKLLTAGARLVVVSFHSLEDRLVKRFLARRARPATRPSRHSPAAAEQTAAPPPSFVLLHKRVVKPSASEVAANPRARSARLRAVERTAEPAWKNAA; this is translated from the coding sequence ATGTCCCCCCCCCGACGTTCCGGCCACGTGCCCGTCTTGTTGGACGAGGCCATCGGCGCCCTGGCGCCGCGAGAGGGTGCGCTTTACGTCGACGCCACATTCGGCACCGGCGGTTACAGCAAGGCCATTCTCGATGCTGCACCGTGCATGGTGCTGGCCATAGACCGCGACCCAGAGGCGGTGTGCCGCGCCAAGGCGCTGGCCGCAGAGAGCGGCGAAAGGTTGCGCGTCATCGAAGGCTGCTTTGGCAATCTCAATAGCCTGCTACAAAGCCATGATACCGCCCGTATCAATGGCGGGGTGGTGCTCGACCTCGGGGTTTCCTCACCACAGCTCAATACACCCGAACGCGGTTTCAGTTTCCAGGCGGACGGGCCGCTCGACATGCGCATGGGATGCAACGGCCAGAGCGCTGCGGACGTGGTCAACAACGCCGAGGAATCTGAACTTTCCGATATCCTCTATCGTTATGGTGAGGAGCGCCAGGCGCGCCGCATCGCTGCCGCCATCGTAACCGCACGCGAGACCGCGCTACTGACCCGCACCACACAGCTCGCCGAAATTATCCACCGCGCCCTGCCGCCTCAGCGTGGTGGCCCTGACCCGGCGACGCGGAGCTTCCAGGCCCTGCGTATTCACGTCAACGACGAACTCGGCGAGTTACGCCGCGTGCTCGCAGCGGCCGAAAAACTGCTCACGGCCGGCGCCCGCCTGGTGGTGGTGTCATTTCATTCCCTCGAAGACCGCCTGGTCAAGCGCTTCCTGGCGCGGCGCGCGCGACCCGCGACGCGGCCCTCCCGCCACAGCCCCGCCGCCGCCGAGCAAACCGCAGCCCCTCCGCCATCCTTTGTGCTGCTGCACAAGCGGGTGGTGAAACCATCGGCATCGGAAGTTGCAGCTAACCCGCGTGCTCGGTCGGCGCGCCTACGCGCCGTAGAGCGCACGGCCGAGCCAGCCTGGAAGAACGCCGCATGA
- a CDS encoding UDP-N-acetylmuramoyl-L-alanyl-D-glutamate--2,6-diaminopimelate ligase, whose product MTRAGDSELEITGLSSNSRLVKPGHLFAAFSGSRADGAQFIADAARQGAAAVLASPAATEACATAGLPLIADETPRRRYALAAARFFAPQPRTIAAVTGTNGKTSVVGFLRQIWERLGKPAASLGTLGVSAPGFDAGTSLTTPEPAALHATLQALSGTGIEHVALETSSHGLAQHRCDGLTLTAAAFTNLSRDHLDYHAGEDAYMAAKARLFFEVLPANGCAVINTDDPRGLALAAQCRKRGQRIITIGAGPADLSLSAQCVLAAGQRFEAAYDGQSYPLQTPLLGDFQISNLLCATALAIACGEDAAAVFATLPHLAGAPGRLQLVARHADGGPVVVDYAHTPDALRAVLVALRPHVTGHLHLVFGCGGDRDAGKRPLMGAIAAELADSIIVTDDNPRSEDAATIRATIVAACPGAREISARADAIDSAVANMAPGDGLLVAGKGHERTQIIGDQQISFDDAETARQAVLGRGGEAMP is encoded by the coding sequence ATGACGCGCGCAGGTGACAGCGAATTGGAAATCACCGGGCTTAGCAGCAACAGTCGTCTTGTAAAGCCGGGCCATTTGTTTGCCGCTTTCTCAGGCAGCCGGGCCGATGGCGCGCAATTCATCGCCGATGCCGCCAGGCAAGGGGCGGCAGCGGTGCTTGCCTCTCCCGCGGCGACGGAAGCCTGCGCCACAGCCGGCCTGCCACTGATCGCAGACGAGACCCCACGCCGCCGCTACGCCCTAGCAGCGGCGCGCTTCTTCGCCCCGCAACCGCGCACCATTGCCGCCGTGACCGGTACCAACGGCAAGACTTCCGTCGTCGGCTTCCTACGTCAGATTTGGGAGCGGCTAGGCAAGCCCGCGGCCAGCCTCGGCACGCTCGGCGTCTCGGCACCGGGCTTCGATGCCGGCACATCACTGACCACTCCCGAGCCCGCCGCCTTGCACGCAACCCTCCAAGCATTGTCCGGTACCGGCATCGAGCATGTGGCCTTAGAGACCTCGAGCCACGGCCTCGCCCAACACCGCTGCGACGGCTTGACGCTAACGGCCGCGGCCTTTACCAATCTCAGCCGCGACCATCTCGATTATCACGCTGGCGAGGACGCCTACATGGCGGCCAAGGCGCGGCTGTTTTTCGAGGTCCTGCCGGCGAACGGCTGCGCCGTCATCAATACGGACGACCCCCGCGGCCTGGCACTTGCCGCGCAGTGTCGAAAGCGCGGCCAGCGGATCATTACCATCGGCGCAGGGCCGGCCGACCTCTCCCTGTCAGCGCAGTGCGTGCTCGCCGCAGGTCAGCGCTTCGAAGCGGCCTATGATGGGCAGAGCTACCCCCTCCAGACGCCACTGCTGGGCGACTTCCAGATCAGCAATCTGCTATGCGCCACAGCGCTGGCCATAGCCTGCGGCGAGGACGCGGCAGCGGTATTCGCCACCCTGCCCCACCTGGCCGGCGCGCCGGGTCGTCTGCAATTGGTAGCACGGCATGCGGACGGCGGTCCCGTGGTCGTGGATTATGCCCACACGCCCGATGCCTTGCGCGCAGTGCTCGTCGCCCTGCGCCCTCATGTTACGGGGCACCTACACCTGGTTTTTGGTTGCGGCGGCGACCGCGACGCCGGCAAGCGGCCGCTGATGGGTGCCATTGCGGCCGAGCTTGCCGACAGCATCATAGTGACCGACGACAATCCGCGTAGCGAGGATGCGGCCACGATCCGCGCCACAATCGTTGCCGCCTGCCCCGGCGCCCGCGAGATCAGCGCCCGGGCCGATGCCATTGATAGCGCCGTCGCGAACATGGCACCCGGCGATGGCTTGCTGGTCGCCGGTAAGGGTCACGAACGAACGCAAATCATTGGCGATCAACAGATATCTTTCGACGACGCCGAGACCGCGCGGCAAGCCGTGCTTGGCCGTGGCGGGGAGGCCATGCCGTGA
- a CDS encoding TRAP transporter substrate-binding protein, with the protein MRNVLLLVVGVAAGLGVGFFAWKDGHVAPAPQGEAPAPASAALAPNVTWKMASSFPSSMVLIGSMGLHLSDSVDRLSGGDFNLKFFEPGALVPPLEIFDAVSTGAIDAGWTASGYWAGKVPALQFFTAVPFGPATGEYMAWVYYGGGIEIYDELYAKHNIKGIPCGSVAPEASGWFRTEITSPEDLKGLKMRFFGLGAKVMEKLGVSTQLIAGGDIYPALELGTIDATEFSMPAIDKELGFHEIAGHYYFPGWHQQSTFIELMVNMERWNALDDRRKAQLEIACGENFRQSIAEGEAIQFGALEELSAAGVEAHRWSDEMMAAYSGAWDEVVVEEAAADPGFAEVWESLSTFREKYAVWKNLGYL; encoded by the coding sequence ATGCGTAACGTATTGCTGTTGGTCGTCGGCGTGGCGGCTGGCCTTGGCGTTGGTTTTTTTGCCTGGAAGGATGGCCATGTGGCACCTGCGCCGCAGGGTGAGGCGCCAGCGCCGGCGAGTGCCGCGCTTGCGCCGAACGTGACGTGGAAAATGGCGAGTTCTTTTCCCTCCAGCATGGTGTTGATCGGCAGCATGGGGCTCCACCTTTCCGACTCGGTTGACAGGCTGTCGGGCGGCGACTTCAACCTCAAGTTCTTCGAACCTGGCGCTCTGGTGCCGCCGCTGGAGATATTCGATGCGGTTTCGACTGGTGCCATCGACGCTGGCTGGACGGCATCGGGTTATTGGGCAGGCAAAGTACCAGCGCTGCAGTTCTTTACTGCCGTGCCCTTTGGTCCTGCCACCGGCGAGTACATGGCCTGGGTCTATTACGGCGGTGGCATTGAGATCTATGACGAGCTTTATGCCAAGCACAACATCAAGGGCATTCCCTGCGGCTCGGTGGCGCCCGAAGCATCGGGCTGGTTCCGAACCGAGATCACATCGCCGGAGGATCTAAAGGGTCTCAAGATGCGCTTCTTCGGGCTTGGTGCGAAGGTCATGGAGAAGCTCGGTGTTTCGACCCAGCTAATCGCTGGCGGCGACATCTACCCAGCGCTCGAGCTCGGCACAATCGATGCCACCGAGTTCTCCATGCCCGCCATCGACAAGGAATTGGGTTTTCACGAGATCGCCGGCCACTACTACTTTCCGGGCTGGCACCAGCAGTCGACCTTTATTGAGCTGATGGTCAACATGGAGCGCTGGAACGCGCTCGACGATCGCCGCAAGGCACAACTTGAGATTGCCTGCGGCGAGAACTTCCGTCAGTCAATCGCCGAGGGCGAGGCTATCCAGTTCGGCGCTCTTGAAGAGCTATCGGCGGCGGGCGTCGAAGCGCACCGCTGGTCGGACGAGATGATGGCCGCGTACAGCGGTGCTTGGGACGAGGTAGTAGTCGAGGAAGCGGCGGCCGATCCGGGTTTTGCTGAGGTCTGGGAGTCGCTCAGCACCTTCCGCGAGAAATACGCCGTCTGGAAGAACCTCGGGTACCTATAG